In Chitinibacter sp. SCUT-21, a single genomic region encodes these proteins:
- a CDS encoding sensor domain-containing diguanylate cyclase, translating into MDVGHLISTEILGALFDICPSGIAVADENGRYLQVNDAYCALFGYSRAELIGQTFGIILCDDDKSFEPNILQMALTQDESAPSEWRVQHRDGRSLLVHSAFKTFLAPDGSARILTILSDVTTLLVSLHSLQNHQHQLKQSNTDLEALVQKRTLLLEDANRELVRLATQDSLTGLYNRRAFEVEAEKAIYTADRHHRPMSILFLDIDHFKLINDQYGHAVGDEVLRNVARQIVELLRSSDLMARWGGEEFVLILPDTGLEQAVVVGEKILSAVRQMRFMQQNSTFAITISGGLIERHLHRPLEESLQEADHLLYQAKQAGRNRLEWIKLLPRPVEIEQLQAAY; encoded by the coding sequence ATGGATGTAGGCCATTTGATTTCGACAGAAATCTTAGGTGCTCTATTCGACATTTGTCCGTCGGGGATTGCTGTTGCTGACGAAAATGGCCGCTACCTACAAGTCAATGACGCTTATTGCGCTTTATTTGGTTATTCGCGAGCCGAACTAATCGGCCAAACTTTTGGCATTATTTTATGCGACGATGACAAATCCTTTGAGCCAAATATTCTACAAATGGCGCTGACTCAAGATGAATCAGCGCCCAGTGAGTGGCGCGTACAACATCGAGATGGTCGATCCTTATTAGTTCATTCGGCATTTAAAACCTTTTTAGCGCCTGATGGCAGCGCCAGAATACTCACCATTTTAAGCGATGTAACCACCCTACTAGTCTCATTGCACTCATTGCAAAATCACCAGCACCAACTCAAACAAAGCAATACCGATTTAGAAGCCTTAGTCCAAAAACGCACCCTCTTACTCGAAGATGCCAATCGTGAACTTGTACGTTTAGCGACGCAAGACTCCTTAACGGGGCTCTACAATCGGCGGGCATTTGAAGTAGAAGCGGAAAAAGCAATTTACACGGCAGATCGCCATCATCGTCCCATGTCTATCCTGTTTCTAGACATTGATCATTTCAAACTAATCAACGATCAATATGGCCATGCTGTTGGGGATGAAGTACTACGCAATGTTGCACGCCAAATTGTGGAGTTATTACGCAGCAGTGATTTAATGGCACGCTGGGGGGGCGAAGAGTTTGTGCTCATCCTGCCTGACACAGGCTTAGAACAAGCCGTGGTGGTGGGTGAAAAAATCTTAAGTGCAGTACGTCAGATGCGTTTTATGCAGCAGAATAGCACCTTTGCAATTACGATCAGCGGCGGGCTGATCGAGCGCCATTTGCATCGGCCACTCGAAGAGTCTCTACAAGAAGCCGATCACCTACTTTACCAAGCCAAGCAAGCTGGCCGCAACCGCTTGGAATGGATTAAATTACTCCCCCGCCCAGTCGAAATCGAGCAACTTCAGGCTGCGTATTGA
- a CDS encoding 1-acyl-sn-glycerol-3-phosphate acyltransferase yields the protein MFNLRTLFVLLIARPVVRLWLGLTVRNGDRLPHTGPAIIIANHNSHLDILTLYSLFDLKDIPNVRPAAAADYFLRNKAMAWFATKVVGIIPVQRGGAKKGSDPLAGCREALQQGKVLILFPEGTRGEPEQLSEIKSGLWYLAQEFPDAPIVPVYMHGLGRAMGRGQWLPIPFFVDVAIGRVLPWRPERPLFKAEITEQFQYLRKKVMPTQE from the coding sequence ATGTTCAATCTCCGAACCTTATTTGTCCTGCTGATCGCGCGTCCCGTGGTCAGGCTTTGGCTGGGTTTAACGGTGCGCAATGGCGATCGTTTGCCGCACACGGGGCCAGCAATCATCATCGCGAACCACAATAGCCACCTCGATATTCTGACTTTGTATTCGCTGTTTGATCTGAAAGACATTCCGAATGTGCGCCCTGCGGCGGCGGCGGATTACTTCTTGCGCAACAAGGCGATGGCGTGGTTTGCGACCAAGGTGGTTGGGATTATTCCGGTGCAGCGCGGTGGCGCGAAAAAAGGCAGCGATCCACTGGCGGGATGCCGCGAAGCGCTGCAGCAAGGCAAGGTGCTGATTTTGTTTCCCGAGGGCACACGTGGCGAGCCTGAGCAATTGTCCGAAATCAAATCAGGCCTCTGGTATCTGGCGCAGGAATTTCCTGATGCACCGATCGTACCGGTGTATATGCATGGGCTAGGTCGCGCGATGGGGCGCGGGCAGTGGTTACCAATTCCGTTTTTTGTTGATGTCGCAATTGGCCGCGTGTTGCCTTGGCGGCCAGAGCGCCCTTTGTTTAAGGCAGAAATTACCGAGCAGTTTCAATATTTACGCAAGAAAGTCATGCCCACACAGGAGTAA
- a CDS encoding bifunctional alpha/beta hydrolase/class I SAM-dependent methyltransferase, whose translation MRQIRECQESQFSSFDQQSIFYRHWQPVGEGAARRAIVLLHRGHEHSGRVQHIVDELGLNDAAFFAWDARGHGRNEGQRGYSPSLASTVRDLDCFVKHISHTYGYAINEIIVIAQSVGAVLASTWVHDYAPNIRALVLAAPAFKVKLYVPAARTGIALMQKLRGQFFVNSYVKAKFLSHDPERIASYNNDPLITRPIASHILLSLYETAERIIDDAGAITVPTQVLISGADFVVHHGPQHEFFDRLGSSVKEKHILDGFYHDTLGELEREKAFALIRSFIAKVDAGVLPADLISADQQGYTYNEYRALQQPLSLLNPKRWEFGITRRTLASLGKLSSGIQLGWKTGFDSGSTLDYVYRNQAQGITPLGKLGDRAYLDSVGWRGIRQRKIHLQELIGDAVRSLHAAGKPVRIVDIAAGHGRYILDAIDGLPFESVLLRDYSDINVKAGQEMILQRGLSDKARFAQGNAFDRDSLASLDPKPTLAVVSGLYELFPENQGIRDSLAGLAAAVPEGGYLVYTNQPWHPQLEMIARTLTSHKDGKAWVMRRRTQAEMDQLVAAAGFEKIEQRIDEWGIFTVSIAQRKIAATVASLATHDTISA comes from the coding sequence ATGCGTCAAATCCGTGAATGCCAAGAAAGTCAGTTTTCATCTTTTGATCAACAGTCGATTTTCTACCGCCACTGGCAGCCAGTCGGCGAGGGCGCGGCGCGGCGGGCGATTGTGCTGCTGCACCGCGGGCACGAACACTCTGGCCGTGTGCAGCATATCGTTGACGAATTGGGTTTGAACGACGCGGCTTTTTTTGCTTGGGACGCGCGCGGTCATGGCCGCAATGAGGGGCAACGCGGCTATTCACCGAGTTTAGCCAGCACAGTGCGTGATTTGGATTGCTTTGTGAAACACATCAGCCACACGTATGGTTACGCGATTAACGAGATTATCGTCATCGCGCAAAGCGTCGGTGCTGTGCTGGCCAGTACGTGGGTGCACGATTACGCGCCGAATATTCGCGCGCTGGTGCTGGCGGCGCCCGCGTTTAAAGTGAAGTTGTACGTGCCTGCAGCGCGCACCGGCATCGCGCTAATGCAAAAACTGCGCGGCCAGTTTTTTGTTAATTCCTATGTGAAAGCCAAGTTTTTGAGTCACGATCCCGAACGCATCGCCAGCTATAACAACGATCCGCTGATTACTCGCCCAATTGCCTCGCACATCTTATTGTCATTATACGAAACTGCAGAGCGCATTATTGACGACGCGGGCGCGATTACCGTACCGACACAAGTGCTGATTTCGGGCGCGGATTTTGTTGTGCATCACGGCCCACAGCACGAGTTTTTTGATCGTTTGGGCTCTAGCGTCAAAGAAAAGCACATTCTCGATGGTTTTTACCACGATACCTTGGGTGAGCTGGAGCGTGAAAAAGCGTTTGCGCTGATTCGCAGCTTTATCGCCAAAGTCGATGCAGGGGTATTGCCTGCCGACCTAATCAGCGCTGATCAGCAGGGCTATACCTATAACGAGTATCGCGCTTTGCAGCAGCCTTTAAGTTTGCTGAACCCTAAACGCTGGGAATTCGGCATCACCCGCCGCACGTTGGCGAGCTTGGGTAAATTATCGAGCGGGATTCAATTAGGCTGGAAAACCGGCTTTGATTCGGGTTCGACGCTCGATTACGTGTATCGCAATCAAGCGCAGGGCATTACGCCATTGGGTAAATTGGGCGATCGGGCATATCTCGATTCAGTCGGCTGGCGCGGGATTCGCCAGCGCAAAATTCATTTACAAGAGCTGATTGGCGACGCGGTGCGCAGCCTGCACGCGGCGGGTAAACCGGTGCGGATTGTCGATATTGCCGCAGGGCACGGGCGCTATATTCTCGATGCGATTGACGGTCTGCCGTTTGAATCGGTGCTGCTGCGCGATTACAGCGACATTAACGTTAAAGCGGGGCAAGAGATGATTTTGCAGCGCGGCTTGAGTGATAAAGCGCGCTTTGCGCAGGGCAACGCCTTCGATCGTGATAGTTTGGCAAGTTTGGACCCGAAACCAACCTTGGCCGTGGTGTCGGGCCTTTACGAGTTATTCCCAGAAAACCAAGGCATCCGCGATTCGCTCGCCGGCTTGGCGGCGGCCGTACCGGAAGGCGGCTATCTGGTTTACACCAATCAGCCTTGGCATCCGCAGCTCGAAATGATTGCCCGCACGTTAACCAGCCACAAGGACGGCAAAGCGTGGGTGATGCGCCGCCGCACGCAAGCCGAAATGGATCAATTGGTCGCAGCAGCGGGGTTTGAAAAGATCGAGCAGCGCATCGACGAGTGGGGAATTTTTACCGTTTCGATTGCACAGCGTAAAATCGCGGCAACGGTTGCGAGTTTAGCGACTCACGACACGATTTCAGCCTAA
- the cysK gene encoding cysteine synthase A: MKIANNVTELIGKTPLVRLNRLNSGGATIVAKLEYMNPSHSVKDRIAVSMIDAAEAAGKIGPDTVIVEPTSGNTGIGLAMVCAARGYKLVLTMPETMSKERRALLRGYGAELILTPGPEGMGGAIAKAKALTEEHANYFMPQQFENPANPEIHRNTTAVELWEDTDGQIDILVAGVGTGGTITGVAEVLKAKKPSFKAIAIEPDASPVLSGGAKGPHPIQGIGAGFVPGVLNTAIYDEVIRVSNDDAFATARAMATQEGILCGISAGAATWAAIEVAKRPENAGKLIAVIIPSFGERYLSTKLFEGLAD, from the coding sequence ATGAAAATCGCAAACAATGTCACGGAACTGATCGGTAAAACCCCGCTAGTGCGTTTAAATCGCCTCAATAGCGGCGGCGCGACCATCGTTGCCAAGCTTGAATACATGAATCCATCGCATTCGGTCAAAGACCGTATCGCCGTGAGCATGATCGACGCCGCTGAAGCGGCGGGCAAAATCGGCCCAGATACGGTGATTGTTGAACCGACTTCTGGCAACACTGGCATTGGCTTGGCAATGGTATGTGCGGCACGCGGCTACAAACTGGTTTTAACCATGCCAGAAACCATGTCGAAAGAACGTCGCGCGCTGTTACGTGGCTACGGTGCCGAGCTGATTTTGACGCCTGGCCCTGAAGGCATGGGCGGCGCGATTGCGAAGGCCAAAGCGCTAACTGAAGAACACGCCAACTACTTTATGCCACAGCAGTTTGAAAACCCAGCCAACCCAGAAATTCACCGCAACACGACGGCGGTTGAATTATGGGAAGACACTGACGGGCAAATTGATATTTTGGTTGCGGGCGTTGGTACCGGTGGCACGATTACTGGCGTGGCGGAAGTGTTGAAGGCAAAAAAACCATCATTTAAAGCGATTGCGATCGAACCCGATGCCAGCCCTGTGCTGAGCGGCGGCGCCAAAGGCCCACATCCGATCCAAGGGATTGGCGCTGGTTTTGTACCAGGCGTACTCAATACGGCGATTTACGACGAAGTAATCCGCGTGAGCAACGACGATGCCTTTGCGACTGCACGCGCGATGGCAACGCAAGAAGGTATTTTGTGCGGCATTTCAGCGGGCGCAGCCACTTGGGCGGCGATTGAAGTGGCAAAACGTCCAGAAAACGCCGGCAAACTGATCGCGGTGATTATCCCATCATTTGGCGAGCGCTATTTGTCGACCAAGTTGTTTGAAGGTTTGGCCGATTAA
- a CDS encoding phosphatase PAP2/dual specificity phosphatase family protein produces the protein MQTLAKFKALPWRSAIAWLLLAGPAFFLFYGNANQYAASLPPDQVGNIVFAWERDWIPFWAWSIVPYWSIDLMFGFSLLLCANKDEVRTQALRLMLATLLSSICFVLWPLRFGWDKPVVDGVFGAMFAALGQVDQPFNQAPSLHISLLLIIWLRFAAFIKQSVARVVLHSWCVLIGISVLTTWQHHFIDIPTGFAMGLLVCYLLPMPEASWRHAQQWRAHLSAAQNTRRRALALRYGFGAVLCLTAAFLIQGWAWLLAWPAVALGIVALAYGYLGPVTLQKQGGSISLAARWLLAPYQLGAMLSRRYFLRHTEQAVEIADGVWLGAIDAASDTCFVAVLDLCAEYPRQAAEQVSYINLPLLDLLPPNAHEVEQGVAAIEQLRQQSAGPVLVHCALGFSRSATMIAAWLVQTGRAQSLGEAVALIRRHRPIHLQPEHIELLLQQQGA, from the coding sequence ATGCAGACATTGGCGAAATTCAAAGCACTACCTTGGCGTTCTGCCATCGCTTGGCTCTTACTCGCGGGCCCAGCCTTTTTCCTTTTTTATGGCAACGCCAATCAATACGCGGCCAGCCTGCCGCCCGATCAAGTTGGCAATATCGTCTTCGCGTGGGAGCGCGACTGGATTCCATTTTGGGCGTGGAGCATCGTGCCATATTGGTCGATCGACCTGATGTTCGGTTTTTCACTGCTGCTGTGCGCCAATAAAGACGAAGTGCGCACGCAAGCGCTGCGCTTAATGCTGGCGACGTTGCTGTCGTCGATCTGCTTTGTGTTGTGGCCGCTGCGCTTTGGCTGGGATAAACCAGTGGTCGACGGGGTGTTTGGCGCGATGTTTGCCGCGCTGGGGCAGGTCGATCAGCCATTCAATCAAGCGCCGTCTTTGCATATCAGCCTGTTACTGATTATCTGGCTGCGTTTTGCTGCGTTTATCAAGCAATCCGTTGCGAGAGTCGTGCTGCATAGCTGGTGTGTCTTAATAGGTATATCGGTGCTGACCACATGGCAGCATCACTTCATCGATATACCCACCGGTTTTGCGATGGGCTTATTGGTGTGCTATTTGCTGCCGATGCCTGAGGCTAGTTGGCGACATGCTCAACAGTGGCGCGCTCATTTGAGCGCAGCGCAAAACACGCGCCGCCGTGCGTTGGCGCTGCGCTATGGGTTTGGCGCGGTGCTTTGTTTGACTGCGGCATTTTTGATTCAAGGCTGGGCGTGGCTGCTGGCTTGGCCAGCGGTCGCCTTGGGCATTGTCGCACTGGCTTATGGCTATTTGGGCCCTGTCACCTTGCAAAAGCAGGGCGGGAGCATCAGCTTGGCTGCGCGCTGGCTGCTGGCGCCGTATCAACTGGGTGCGATGCTGAGCCGCCGCTACTTTTTACGCCACACCGAGCAGGCGGTCGAAATTGCTGATGGCGTTTGGTTGGGTGCTATCGATGCGGCGAGTGATACATGCTTTGTGGCTGTGCTCGATTTATGCGCCGAATACCCACGTCAAGCTGCGGAACAAGTGAGCTATATCAATCTGCCGCTGCTCGATTTGCTGCCACCGAATGCGCATGAGGTTGAGCAAGGCGTTGCCGCCATTGAGCAACTGCGCCAGCAAAGCGCTGGGCCAGTTTTAGTGCATTGTGCGTTGGGCTTTTCGCGCAGCGCGACGATGATTGCGGCATGGTTGGTGCAAACAGGGCGGGCGCAATCGCTGGGCGAGGCGGTGGCGTTGATTCGTCGGCATCGGCCTATTCATCTGCAGCCAGAGCACATCGAATTGCTGCTGCAACAGCAAGGAGCGTAA
- a CDS encoding multifunctional CCA addition/repair protein, which produces MQIYRVGGAVRDRLLGLPVKDIDWVVVGATPEQMLALGYQAVGKDFPVFLHPNTHQEYALARTERKDGHGYTGFVVHASPEVTLEEDLLRRDLTINAMAQDDDGTIIDPYHGQADLAAKVLRHVSPAFSEDPVRILRLARFAARFGFSTAPDTMALMHQMVADGEVDHLVPERVWQEMAKGLMEDQPSLMFAALRESGALARIAPEIDALWGVPQRADYHPEVDTGLHTMLVLDYAAAQGWPLATRFAALCHDLGKALTPADVLPRHIMHEQRGVPLVEALCQRLRVPAECRDLAVMTCRDHTLVHTAQQLRPETVLKLFIRCDAFRRPERFSQMLDACVADARGRYQFEHCEYPQASYLLRLLAAANAVNAGEIAQQCADKKLIPQAVEQARIAAIAAELT; this is translated from the coding sequence ATGCAGATCTATCGCGTTGGCGGCGCTGTGCGCGACCGTTTGCTCGGTTTACCGGTAAAAGACATCGACTGGGTCGTCGTCGGCGCAACGCCAGAACAAATGCTCGCGCTGGGTTATCAGGCGGTTGGCAAAGATTTTCCGGTGTTTTTGCATCCAAATACCCATCAAGAGTATGCACTGGCACGCACCGAGCGTAAAGACGGTCATGGCTATACTGGCTTTGTTGTTCATGCTAGCCCTGAAGTGACGCTAGAAGAAGATTTACTGCGCCGCGATTTAACGATTAACGCGATGGCGCAGGACGATGACGGCACGATTATCGACCCCTACCACGGCCAAGCCGATTTGGCCGCCAAAGTGCTGCGGCATGTGTCGCCCGCCTTTAGCGAAGACCCGGTGCGGATTCTACGATTGGCGCGCTTTGCCGCGCGGTTTGGCTTTAGCACAGCACCCGATACGATGGCACTGATGCACCAGATGGTCGCCGATGGCGAAGTTGATCATTTAGTGCCCGAGCGAGTGTGGCAAGAAATGGCCAAGGGCTTAATGGAAGACCAGCCCAGCCTGATGTTTGCCGCGCTGCGCGAATCCGGCGCTTTGGCGCGCATCGCGCCCGAGATCGACGCGCTATGGGGTGTGCCGCAACGCGCGGATTACCACCCAGAAGTCGATACCGGCTTGCATACAATGCTGGTGCTGGACTATGCCGCAGCGCAAGGCTGGCCTTTGGCGACGCGTTTTGCCGCGCTGTGTCACGATTTGGGCAAAGCGTTGACGCCGGCCGATGTATTACCGCGCCATATTATGCACGAACAACGCGGCGTGCCTTTGGTGGAGGCGCTGTGTCAGCGTTTGCGTGTGCCAGCCGAATGCCGTGATTTGGCGGTGATGACCTGCCGCGACCACACTTTGGTGCACACTGCGCAGCAATTACGCCCAGAAACAGTATTAAAACTGTTTATCCGCTGCGATGCCTTCCGCCGCCCCGAGCGTTTTAGCCAAATGCTTGATGCCTGTGTGGCAGATGCCAGAGGTCGTTATCAGTTTGAACATTGCGAATATCCACAAGCGAGCTATTTATTGCGCTTGCTAGCCGCTGCCAATGCGGTAAATGCGGGGGAAATCGCTCAGCAATGCGCGGATAAAAAGCTGATACCGCAAGCGGTAGAGCAGGCCAGAATTGCCGCGATAGCGGCTGAGTTAACATGA
- a CDS encoding CDP-alcohol phosphatidyltransferase family protein, whose amino-acid sequence MLFSLLWNVGNNNDIQIEARLTVSIYQLKASFQNLLRPIVRRLASWGITANAVTVTAMLISVSLGILLFAYAALWRPEDGGYRLWLLLPVWLFVRMALNAIDGMLAREHGQKSNLGAILNETGDVISDVALIIPFFILAWHVDDAIAVPLIFAVLILAIITEYIGVLGPMLGASRRYDGPLGKSDRAFVFGALGLAYGLGWIPTGTFVLSGVFGLCTVLLLVTCVKRVKSILNEVKHA is encoded by the coding sequence ATGTTGTTTTCATTACTTTGGAATGTTGGTAATAATAATGACATTCAAATTGAAGCGCGGTTAACTGTGTCGATCTATCAACTTAAAGCATCGTTTCAAAACTTATTGCGCCCCATCGTGAGGAGGCTAGCCTCATGGGGGATTACAGCGAATGCCGTTACCGTCACTGCGATGTTGATCTCGGTGAGTTTGGGCATCTTGTTGTTTGCCTATGCCGCGCTATGGCGGCCAGAAGACGGCGGCTATCGTTTGTGGTTGCTGCTGCCTGTTTGGCTGTTTGTTCGGATGGCGCTCAATGCCATTGATGGCATGTTAGCGCGTGAGCATGGTCAGAAATCCAATCTTGGCGCGATTCTGAATGAAACGGGCGATGTAATTTCGGATGTCGCTCTGATAATTCCCTTCTTCATCTTGGCTTGGCATGTCGACGATGCGATCGCTGTGCCGCTGATCTTTGCGGTGCTCATTTTGGCAATCATCACCGAGTACATCGGCGTACTAGGCCCGATGCTAGGTGCAAGTCGCCGTTATGATGGCCCGCTGGGGAAAAGTGATCGCGCTTTTGTTTTTGGCGCGCTGGGCTTGGCCTACGGCTTAGGCTGGATTCCAACTGGCACTTTTGTGTTAAGTGGGGTGTTTGGCCTTTGTACCGTTTTATTACTGGTCACTTGTGTAAAGCGCGTCAAATCCATTTTGAACGAGGTGAAACATGCCTGA
- a CDS encoding phosphatidate cytidylyltransferase has product MPELISNMAPQLRWALLAVFGLLLIASSTMAVLGARYPSKDWRELKARINTWWWIVLVFSLTLIGQLQLALAVFGLISFLAFKEYLTLSSTRQADHVVLFWAYLAIPLQYFWIGISWYGMFVLFIPVYMLLLLPMRMVLIGETKGFLNSASSLHWGLMICVFSLSHLAALLTLPGSPAEGAKLVFFLVALTQANDVAQYLWGKSIGRRKASPTVSPNKTLGGLLGGIATTTLLAWLIAPHLTPLSPLYAACAGLLIGTMGFIGDIVISAVKRDLGVKDSGTLLPGHGGILDRLDSLTYTAPLFYHFIRYLYF; this is encoded by the coding sequence ATGCCTGAGTTGATCAGTAATATGGCGCCGCAATTGCGCTGGGCTTTACTGGCCGTTTTCGGTTTGTTGCTGATTGCGAGTAGCACAATGGCGGTGTTGGGCGCGCGTTATCCAAGTAAAGATTGGCGCGAGCTTAAAGCGCGGATTAACACTTGGTGGTGGATCGTACTGGTGTTTTCGCTCACGCTGATCGGCCAATTGCAATTGGCGTTGGCAGTGTTTGGCCTGATTAGTTTTCTGGCGTTTAAAGAATACCTCACATTATCAAGTACCCGCCAAGCCGATCATGTGGTGCTGTTCTGGGCTTATCTGGCGATTCCGCTGCAATACTTCTGGATTGGCATTTCGTGGTACGGCATGTTTGTGTTGTTTATTCCGGTGTATATGTTGCTCTTGCTGCCGATGCGGATGGTGTTGATTGGTGAAACCAAAGGCTTCTTAAATTCGGCCTCATCACTGCACTGGGGCTTGATGATTTGCGTGTTTAGCCTGTCGCATCTGGCCGCCTTGCTGACTTTACCCGGCTCGCCGGCAGAGGGTGCTAAGTTGGTGTTTTTCTTGGTCGCTTTAACTCAGGCCAACGATGTGGCGCAGTATTTATGGGGCAAATCCATCGGTCGCCGCAAAGCCAGCCCGACGGTCAGCCCGAATAAAACCTTGGGTGGTTTGCTGGGTGGTATTGCGACTACGACTCTACTAGCTTGGTTAATTGCACCGCACTTAACGCCACTCTCGCCACTGTACGCCGCGTGCGCCGGTTTGCTGATCGGAACGATGGGCTTTATTGGCGATATTGTCATTTCAGCAGTGAAGCGCGATTTAGGCGTTAAAGATTCGGGTACGCTGCTGCCAGGACATGGCGGGATTTTGGATCGGCTCGATTCGCTGACCTATACCGCGCCGCTGTTTTACCACTTCATCCGCTACCTCTATTTCTAA